The Catenuloplanes niger genome includes a window with the following:
- a CDS encoding GTP-binding protein codes for MDSVRYDEQSVTVPTALKILIAGGFGAGKTTLVGSVSEVRPLQTEEVLTGLGLDVDDTFGVEQKGTTTVAMDFGRITISEDLQIYLFGTPGQDRFWFLWDELAFGALGAVVLADTRRLADCFPSVDYFEQRGTPFVVAVNMFEGHKEITEAALRTALDLDPEVPIVLCDARDRRSGKSVLIALVEYVAERRGLSLAGAPS; via the coding sequence ATGGACTCCGTGCGCTATGACGAGCAGTCGGTCACCGTACCGACGGCTCTCAAGATCTTGATCGCGGGCGGCTTCGGTGCCGGGAAGACCACGCTGGTCGGCTCCGTCAGCGAGGTCCGGCCGTTGCAGACCGAGGAGGTGCTGACCGGCCTCGGCCTGGACGTGGACGACACGTTCGGCGTCGAGCAGAAGGGCACCACCACGGTCGCGATGGACTTCGGGCGCATCACGATCAGCGAGGACCTGCAGATCTACCTGTTCGGCACGCCCGGCCAGGACCGCTTCTGGTTCCTCTGGGACGAGCTGGCGTTCGGCGCGCTCGGCGCGGTCGTGCTGGCCGACACCCGGCGGCTCGCGGACTGCTTCCCGTCCGTCGACTACTTCGAGCAGCGCGGCACGCCGTTCGTGGTCGCGGTCAACATGTTCGAGGGCCACAAGGAGATCACCGAGGCCGCGCTGCGGACCGCGCTCGACCTCGACCCGGAGGTGCCGATCGTGCTCTGCGACGCCCGGGACCGCCGTTCCGGCAAGAGCGTGCTGATCGCGCTGGTGGAGTACGTCGCCGAGCGCCGCGGGCTCAGCCTGGCCGGAGCGCCGTCGTAG
- a CDS encoding DUF742 domain-containing protein codes for MRDRPPDMPQRPGEPETHWMDDDAGPVVRAYAVTGGRVRPVAGGFDLVAFVVSRAGENAWPAHLSPEQRAILAASREPLSVAEVAAKLNLALGVIRVLLGDLLAADLISMYEPPAARRHDEDILKAVVNGLRAL; via the coding sequence ATGCGGGATAGGCCACCGGACATGCCGCAGCGGCCGGGCGAGCCGGAGACGCACTGGATGGACGACGACGCCGGCCCGGTCGTCCGCGCCTACGCGGTGACCGGTGGCCGGGTGCGCCCGGTCGCCGGCGGGTTCGACCTGGTGGCGTTCGTCGTCTCCCGGGCCGGGGAGAACGCGTGGCCGGCCCACCTGAGCCCGGAGCAGCGCGCCATCCTCGCGGCCTCCCGCGAGCCGCTCTCCGTGGCGGAGGTGGCCGCGAAACTGAACCTGGCGCTCGGCGTGATCCGGGTCCTCCTCGGTGACCTGCTGGCCGCCGACCTGATCTCCATGTACGAGCCGCCCGCGGCTCGCCGGCATGACGAAGACATCCTCAAGGCGGTTGTTAATGGACTCCGTGCGCTATGA
- a CDS encoding pilus assembly protein TadG-related protein gives MTGADRDRGRVSLFLAIALFAVLAIIGLSADAAGRLRTQQRADNLAAEAARAGGQEIDIELAMSQGLKVVDMGAAATAAVDYLRRAGVTGNATWITQGAGCADTARCLRVDVQMTYQMVMLPVFGFPETVTVNGSATAELLTDEDI, from the coding sequence ATGACCGGGGCGGACCGGGACCGTGGCCGGGTCAGCCTGTTCCTGGCGATCGCGCTCTTCGCGGTCCTCGCCATCATCGGCCTGTCCGCCGACGCGGCCGGCCGGCTGCGCACCCAGCAGCGCGCGGACAACCTGGCCGCGGAGGCCGCCCGCGCCGGCGGACAAGAGATCGACATCGAGCTGGCCATGAGCCAGGGACTCAAGGTGGTCGACATGGGCGCCGCGGCCACGGCCGCGGTCGACTACCTGCGGCGGGCCGGCGTGACGGGCAACGCCACCTGGATCACCCAGGGGGCCGGCTGTGCCGACACCGCGCGCTGTCTGCGGGTCGACGTGCAGATGACGTACCAGATGGTGATGTTGCCGGTCTTCGGCTTCCCGGAGACGGTCACGGTCAACGGCAGCGCCACCGCGGAACTCCTGACCGACGAGGACATCTGA
- a CDS encoding nitrate- and nitrite sensing domain-containing protein, protein MSVPIAALLALWVFATVLTVDPALRLLASQDVLAGVGRPGEDLVAELQQERRLSLVYLAGSASTPTARQDNVALTEQRERTDAALASFRELSVEHADTGEELGRRLEIAYTSLDAIARQRAFIDSREVDKPGALRFYSAVIGDMFKVFDMVSQYDDPVLSRRANAMAQLGQAREVLGQVDALVAGASTAGKFQISEHGQLVQIIGTYRYLYDTAVADLDAETRQRYNLLIQSPVFERMNNMENALITSGADGKAVPIGLTQWTRTYDQVALQLRVFEKFTADRAAEDAVPLAVRTLGLLGVAGLLGLAAIVLSLVISVKVGRSLIKRLSELRAAATDLAGHRLPEVVGRLRRGDEVDVAAETQHLEFGTDEIGQLGNAFTEVQRTAVQAAVDEAALRRGLNDVFLNIARRSQTLLHRQLALLDRMERRVTDPDELADLFRVDHMATRMRRHAEDLVILAGAVPGRGWRNPVPMIDVVRGAVSEVEDYARVDIGVADDIAVVGRAVGDVIHLLAELIENGTSFSPPHTRVKVGGQPVPNGYAIEVEDRGLGMSPEELADANRRLAEPPEFDPANSARLGLFVVAQLAARHQIQVSLRVSPYGGVSAVVLVPSELVTVVEPTLPRFAVAQPVATPPQNGRTAVDARPAKPREIEPARSARPVGESIGTVVVDGMELPGRRSTKRRKAAPIAAATSDTENRTTEDGEDAPTLAMPQPGRETTDANPGDDPEETTTMDGLPKRVRQAHLAPQLRPGRAAAPPAPTEAAPRTPDQVRSLMSALQAGTNRGRRAAEAITAGQPVPEQRSEAVRATATPPPGAVLTPAPDAEIPAVGTPTTVQSSAAAENGAAEHSMHQVTDRDA, encoded by the coding sequence GTGTCGGTGCCGATCGCGGCGCTGCTGGCCCTCTGGGTCTTCGCCACCGTGCTGACCGTCGACCCGGCGCTGCGCCTGCTGGCGTCGCAGGACGTGCTCGCCGGGGTCGGCCGGCCCGGCGAGGATCTGGTGGCGGAGCTGCAGCAGGAGCGCCGGCTGTCGCTGGTCTATCTGGCCGGGAGCGCGAGCACGCCGACCGCGCGGCAGGACAACGTGGCGCTGACCGAGCAGCGGGAGCGTACGGACGCGGCGCTGGCCTCGTTCCGGGAGTTGTCGGTCGAGCACGCGGACACCGGTGAGGAACTGGGCCGCCGGCTGGAGATCGCCTACACGTCGCTGGACGCGATCGCCCGGCAGCGCGCGTTCATCGACTCGCGTGAGGTGGACAAGCCGGGTGCGCTGCGGTTCTACAGTGCGGTGATCGGCGACATGTTCAAGGTCTTCGACATGGTCAGCCAGTACGACGACCCGGTGCTCAGCCGCCGGGCGAACGCGATGGCCCAGCTCGGCCAGGCCCGCGAGGTGCTCGGTCAGGTGGACGCGCTGGTCGCCGGCGCCTCCACGGCCGGCAAGTTCCAGATCAGCGAGCACGGCCAATTGGTGCAGATAATCGGTACGTATCGGTACCTGTACGACACCGCGGTGGCCGATCTGGACGCGGAGACGCGACAGCGCTACAACCTGTTGATCCAGTCGCCGGTCTTCGAGCGCATGAACAACATGGAGAACGCGCTCATCACGTCCGGCGCGGACGGCAAGGCGGTGCCGATCGGACTGACCCAGTGGACCCGCACCTATGACCAGGTCGCGCTGCAGCTGCGCGTCTTCGAGAAGTTCACCGCGGACCGCGCGGCCGAGGACGCGGTCCCGCTCGCCGTCCGGACCCTCGGACTGCTCGGTGTCGCCGGTCTGCTGGGCCTGGCCGCGATCGTGCTGTCCCTGGTCATCTCCGTCAAGGTCGGCCGGTCGCTGATCAAGCGGCTCTCCGAGCTGCGCGCGGCCGCCACCGATCTGGCCGGGCACCGGCTGCCCGAGGTGGTCGGCAGGCTGCGGCGCGGCGACGAGGTCGATGTGGCCGCGGAGACGCAGCACCTGGAGTTCGGCACCGACGAGATCGGCCAGCTCGGCAACGCGTTCACCGAGGTCCAGCGCACCGCCGTGCAGGCCGCGGTGGACGAGGCGGCGCTGCGCCGCGGCCTCAACGACGTGTTCCTCAACATCGCGCGGCGCAGCCAGACGCTGCTGCACCGCCAGCTCGCGCTGCTGGACCGGATGGAGCGCCGGGTCACCGACCCGGACGAGCTGGCCGACCTGTTCCGCGTCGACCACATGGCGACCCGCATGCGCCGCCACGCGGAGGACCTGGTGATCCTCGCGGGCGCGGTCCCCGGCCGCGGCTGGCGCAACCCGGTCCCGATGATCGACGTGGTCCGCGGCGCGGTCTCCGAGGTGGAGGACTACGCGCGCGTCGACATCGGCGTGGCGGACGACATCGCGGTGGTCGGCCGCGCGGTCGGCGACGTGATCCACCTGCTCGCCGAGCTGATCGAGAACGGTACGTCGTTCTCGCCGCCGCACACCCGGGTCAAGGTCGGCGGCCAGCCGGTGCCGAACGGCTACGCGATCGAGGTGGAGGACCGCGGCCTCGGCATGTCGCCGGAGGAGTTGGCCGACGCGAACCGCCGGCTCGCCGAGCCGCCGGAGTTCGACCCGGCGAACAGTGCCCGGCTGGGCCTGTTCGTGGTCGCCCAGCTGGCCGCCCGCCACCAGATCCAGGTCAGCCTGCGCGTCTCGCCGTACGGTGGCGTGTCCGCGGTCGTGCTGGTCCCGAGCGAGCTGGTCACCGTGGTCGAGCCGACGCTGCCCCGGTTCGCCGTGGCGCAGCCGGTGGCGACCCCGCCGCAGAACGGCCGCACGGCGGTGGACGCCCGTCCGGCGAAGCCCCGCGAGATCGAACCCGCGCGCAGCGCCCGGCCGGTGGGTGAGAGCATCGGCACGGTCGTGGTCGATGGGATGGAACTGCCCGGCCGCCGCTCGACGAAACGCCGGAAGGCAGCCCCGATCGCGGCCGCCACATCGGACACGGAGAATAGGACGACAGAGGACGGCGAGGACGCGCCGACGCTCGCCATGCCGCAGCCGGGGCGGGAGACGACGGACGCGAACCCGGGGGACGACCCGGAGGAGACCACCACGATGGACGGCCTGCCCAAGCGCGTGCGTCAGGCGCACCTGGCACCGCAGCTCCGCCCGGGGCGCGCCGCGGCACCACCCGCGCCCACGGAGGCCGCACCGCGTACCCCCGATCAGGTTCGCAGTCTGATGTCCGCGCTGCAGGCGGGTACGAACCGCGGCCGGCGCGCGGCCGAGGCGATCACCGCCGGGCAGCCGGTGCCGGAGCAGCGGAGCGAGGCCGTGCGTGCCACCGCGACGCCGCCGCCCGGCGCGGTGCTGACACCGGCCCCGGACGCCGAGATCCCCGCGGTCGGTACGCCGACGACCGTGCAGTCCAGCGCGGCTGCGGAGAACGGCGCGGCAGAGCACAGCATGCATCAGGTGACAGACAGGGACGCATAA
- a CDS encoding SAF domain-containing protein, translating into MTMAQTRPAPGQADAPIAPPKVVRQRRTRPGLLGLALLLVALGGLAAAYAVNSVRATGEYLAVARPVAVGAQIAPEDLMIVQLGGGQGLTPIAASDAAAVVGKRAAVALSPGSLLTPDQITDKQLLGPGQQQIALGLSPQEIPARALRPGDKILLVGAPASQNASATEATRFQGVVVDTVTPDQEAAIPSDMTVVYVSMAEKDAAAVVLLHAQRRISVVLQSGS; encoded by the coding sequence ATGACGATGGCGCAGACGCGTCCCGCCCCAGGTCAGGCCGACGCGCCGATCGCTCCGCCGAAGGTGGTGCGGCAACGGCGTACCCGTCCGGGTCTGCTCGGTCTTGCTCTTCTGCTGGTGGCGCTGGGCGGTCTCGCCGCCGCGTACGCGGTGAACTCGGTGCGGGCGACCGGTGAGTACCTCGCGGTCGCCCGGCCGGTCGCGGTCGGCGCGCAGATCGCGCCGGAGGACCTGATGATCGTGCAGCTCGGCGGCGGTCAGGGCCTCACGCCGATCGCCGCGTCGGACGCGGCCGCCGTGGTCGGCAAGCGGGCCGCCGTGGCGCTCTCACCGGGCAGCCTGCTCACCCCCGACCAGATCACCGACAAGCAGCTGCTCGGCCCCGGCCAGCAGCAGATCGCGCTCGGCCTGTCGCCGCAGGAGATCCCGGCCCGCGCGCTGCGTCCCGGCGACAAGATCCTGCTGGTCGGCGCGCCGGCGAGCCAGAACGCGTCGGCGACCGAGGCCACCCGGTTCCAGGGCGTCGTGGTCGACACCGTGACACCCGACCAGGAGGCGGCGATCCCGAGCGACATGACCGTCGTCTACGTGTCCATGGCCGAGAAGGACGCCGCCGCCGTGGTGCTGCTGCACGCGCAGCGACGCATCTCGGTCGTGCTGCAGAGCGGATCCTGA
- a CDS encoding roadblock/LC7 domain-containing protein, with translation MTSSANLNWLLDDLIDRVPTAHQAVVLSSDGLLMGASRSLSREDAEHMSAMAAGFQSLAKGASRHFGAGPVRQTVVEMESAYLFVTAAGAGACLAVLAASDSDIGLIAYEMAMLVTRVGQTMSATQRTPGVHTDAG, from the coding sequence ATGACCTCCTCCGCCAACCTCAACTGGCTCCTCGACGACCTGATCGACCGGGTCCCGACGGCGCACCAGGCGGTCGTGCTCTCCTCCGACGGCCTGCTGATGGGCGCGTCGCGCAGTCTGAGCCGGGAGGACGCGGAGCACATGTCCGCGATGGCGGCCGGCTTCCAGAGCCTCGCCAAGGGTGCCAGCCGGCACTTCGGTGCCGGCCCGGTGCGGCAGACCGTGGTCGAGATGGAGTCCGCGTACCTCTTCGTGACCGCGGCCGGGGCGGGTGCCTGCCTCGCCGTGCTGGCCGCGTCCGACTCCGACATCGGGCTGATCGCCTACGAGATGGCCATGCTCGTCACCCGGGTGGGGCAGACCATGAGCGCCACCCAGCGAACCCCGGGGGTGCACACCGATGCGGGATAG
- a CDS encoding CpaF family protein: protein MAPQPAGGAMAPPVSPAPTGAPRRDWSVVKELRRRLSERITVLERGQHLTPEEERRERDRLAVGIVAEYADGQRRTGTPISAADERVLLDLVTAEMVGLGRLQRLLTDPSIEEVHVLGCDRVRITRRGGGVDWGEPIADSDEEMIETIQAAARRAGATERSLSTSKPTLDLQLPDGSRLAAVYLVSRRPYAVIRRHNTLDVTLDDIAGGRADLDEMLDPLLRDFLRASMHAGLNIMVAGLAGAGKTTVIRALMREIAPDEPFVLLEESRELLPARDENGYHRAVMSFESREGHGERGPDGRPAGEVTIADLIPLSLRMGVLRIIVGEVRSREIVPMLQAMTTSRGSMCTIHARTSSGVLERIIELALSHGREMTVEMARRMAGNALDLIVYVTVEDETAIGGRKHRFVSHVEEVIGMGEGGRLSTTTVFGPGRDGRAIPMHLPERVRDQLLRIGYDPRLLSRYIDARTGAWRRPRVSLLRPVA, encoded by the coding sequence ATCGCGCCGCAGCCGGCCGGTGGTGCCATGGCGCCACCGGTTTCCCCGGCCCCGACCGGCGCGCCGCGCCGGGACTGGTCCGTGGTCAAGGAGCTGCGCCGGCGGCTGAGCGAGCGGATCACGGTCCTGGAGCGCGGCCAGCACCTCACGCCCGAGGAGGAGCGGCGCGAGCGTGACCGGCTCGCGGTCGGGATCGTCGCCGAGTACGCGGACGGCCAGCGCCGCACCGGCACGCCGATCTCCGCGGCCGACGAACGGGTACTGCTCGACCTGGTCACCGCGGAGATGGTCGGCCTGGGCCGGCTCCAGCGGCTGCTGACCGACCCGTCCATCGAGGAGGTGCACGTGCTCGGCTGCGACCGGGTGCGGATCACCCGGCGCGGTGGCGGCGTGGACTGGGGCGAGCCGATCGCGGACAGCGACGAGGAAATGATCGAGACGATCCAGGCCGCCGCGCGCCGGGCCGGTGCCACCGAGCGGTCGCTGTCCACCTCCAAGCCCACGCTGGATCTGCAACTGCCGGACGGCAGCCGGCTCGCCGCGGTCTATCTGGTCAGCCGCCGCCCGTACGCGGTGATCCGGCGGCACAACACGCTGGACGTGACGCTGGACGACATCGCCGGCGGTCGCGCCGACCTGGACGAGATGCTCGACCCGCTGCTGCGCGACTTCCTCCGCGCCTCCATGCACGCCGGCCTGAACATCATGGTCGCGGGCCTGGCCGGTGCCGGTAAGACCACGGTGATCCGCGCGCTGATGCGGGAGATCGCGCCGGACGAGCCGTTCGTGCTGCTGGAGGAGAGCCGCGAGCTGCTGCCCGCCCGGGACGAGAACGGCTACCACCGGGCCGTGATGAGTTTCGAGTCCCGCGAGGGGCACGGCGAGCGCGGTCCGGACGGCCGCCCGGCCGGTGAGGTGACGATCGCGGACCTGATCCCGTTGTCGCTGCGGATGGGCGTGCTGCGGATCATCGTCGGCGAGGTCCGGTCCCGGGAGATCGTCCCGATGCTGCAGGCGATGACCACGAGCCGCGGCTCGATGTGCACGATCCACGCGCGTACGTCGAGCGGTGTGCTGGAACGCATCATCGAGCTGGCGCTCTCGCACGGCCGCGAGATGACGGTCGAGATGGCCCGCCGGATGGCCGGCAACGCGCTCGACCTGATCGTCTACGTCACGGTCGAGGACGAGACCGCGATCGGCGGCCGCAAGCACCGGTTCGTCTCGCACGTCGAAGAGGTCATCGGCATGGGCGAGGGCGGCCGGCTGTCCACCACCACGGTCTTCGGCCCGGGCCGGGACGGCCGCGCGATCCCGATGCACCTGCCCGAGCGGGTCCGCGACCAGCTGCTGCGCATCGGCTACGACCCGCGTCTGCTCAGCCGCTACATCGACGCGCGGACCGGTGCCTGGCGCCGGCCCCGGGTCAGCCTGCTGAGGCCGGTCGCATGA
- a CDS encoding TadE family protein: MIRRADRGSVSVEVAILTPVFIVLIVTAFVVGRTATTANAVDLAAHDAARAASISRDVVTADAAARAAAQKAMNNQGIRCTNTNVISYGTPNSLAVAFNTGVGQPASVVVTVTCVVSFTDLGFPGVPGDRTIQSRYESVLDTYRSRS, from the coding sequence ATGATCCGCCGCGCCGACCGCGGATCCGTCTCCGTCGAGGTCGCGATCCTCACGCCGGTGTTCATCGTGCTGATCGTGACCGCGTTCGTCGTCGGCCGCACCGCCACCACCGCCAACGCGGTCGACCTCGCCGCACACGACGCGGCCCGCGCCGCCTCCATCTCACGCGACGTCGTCACGGCCGACGCCGCAGCCCGGGCCGCAGCCCAGAAGGCCATGAACAACCAGGGCATCCGCTGCACGAACACCAACGTCATCAGCTACGGCACGCCGAACTCGCTGGCGGTCGCGTTCAACACCGGGGTGGGCCAGCCGGCCTCGGTCGTCGTGACCGTCACGTGCGTCGTCTCGTTCACGGATCTCGGCTTTCCCGGCGTCCCCGGCGACCGGACCATCCAGTCGCGGTACGAGTCGGTCCTGGACACCTACCGGAGCCGGTCATGA
- a CDS encoding type II secretion system F family protein → MAVGGGAAVGAGVFLVVRELLPATPALAPALRRLHQDRRLPGREFRRRRRLDWLGGLARWLRPPEQELDLLGRTPEQYALSILLSALVGLVAPILSVMIMSAGGVRPPFAVPVFASLLLAAAAAWTAHRDVLAKAERARREFRRAVCTYLDLVALQISAAHGPVQSLEQAADICDGWVFDRIREALHIAQLQMRSPWEELRELSERIGVPELGDVGAIMQSSGTEGAQVHDTLRSRADALRDQIRTEALARAEGVTSRLDIPGALLVFVLLGFVLFPFMARV, encoded by the coding sequence ATGGCGGTCGGCGGTGGCGCCGCCGTGGGCGCCGGCGTGTTCCTCGTCGTCCGCGAGCTGCTGCCGGCCACTCCCGCGCTCGCGCCCGCGCTGCGCCGCCTGCACCAGGACCGGAGGCTGCCGGGCCGGGAGTTCCGGCGCCGCCGGAGGCTCGACTGGCTGGGCGGTCTGGCCCGCTGGCTGCGCCCGCCGGAGCAGGAACTGGATCTGCTCGGCCGCACGCCGGAGCAGTACGCGCTCTCCATCCTGCTCTCCGCGCTGGTCGGCCTGGTCGCGCCGATCCTGTCCGTCATGATCATGTCGGCGGGCGGTGTCCGGCCGCCGTTCGCGGTGCCGGTCTTCGCCAGCCTGCTGCTCGCGGCCGCCGCGGCCTGGACCGCGCACCGTGACGTGCTCGCCAAGGCGGAGCGGGCGCGCCGCGAGTTCCGGCGTGCCGTCTGCACCTACCTGGACCTGGTCGCGCTGCAGATCTCGGCGGCGCACGGCCCGGTCCAGTCCCTCGAACAGGCCGCCGACATCTGCGACGGCTGGGTGTTCGACCGCATCCGGGAAGCGCTGCACATCGCCCAGCTGCAGATGCGTTCCCCCTGGGAGGAGCTGCGTGAGCTGTCCGAGCGCATCGGCGTACCCGAACTGGGTGACGTCGGCGCGATCATGCAGTCCTCCGGAACCGAGGGTGCGCAGGTGCACGACACCCTGCGCAGTCGAGCGGACGCCCTCCGCGACCAGATCCGGACCGAGGCTCTGGCCCGGGCCGAGGGTGTCACCAGTCGCCTCGACATCCCCGGCGCCCTGCTCGTCTTCGTCCTGCTCGGTTTCGTCCTCTTCCCGTTCATGGCCAGGGTCTGA
- a CDS encoding LysM peptidoglycan-binding domain-containing protein, which translates to MTSTQISVPRRIARIATGLAGLVLLVGLLGGAPVALYAVAGNPIPDQLPTLDQAINTLTSPDDGQLFLRALALVGWLGWLTFALSVLVELVAMILRVPAPHLPGMRTQQRMATALLASVTLIVSTGAAASASALGLGATHAPATGFAPAAAPSIGIPGDTPLHVGYQSAAPTYTAGFGAAPARPATPDLVGAGFSAPNAWDQGPWSGTPGADPMHAATGNSTAGEAGGQSYRAPAKEAQPGDPVYRVEQDDYLGTIADRYLGDFERYPELAQLNGISDPDRIQVGDFLHLPENARDRGVREHATGLVDAPPPVTAPGGTATPGTPAPDKPAPEKPAPERPAPEPAAPGSTTPGSTTPGTPAPGPSTTAPAPGAAAPGGHATPAPPPAHHGEDPLGGLNGAKGLDGNDRGPLPLAVSAVLAAAAVVGAQVGALLGLRDRRRPRH; encoded by the coding sequence ATGACCAGCACACAGATCTCCGTACCGCGGAGGATCGCGCGAATCGCGACCGGACTGGCCGGGCTCGTGCTGCTCGTCGGCCTGCTGGGCGGCGCGCCGGTCGCGCTCTACGCGGTCGCGGGCAACCCGATCCCGGACCAGCTGCCCACGCTCGATCAGGCGATCAACACGCTGACCAGCCCGGACGACGGGCAGCTCTTCCTGCGCGCGCTCGCGCTCGTCGGCTGGCTCGGCTGGCTCACGTTCGCGCTGTCCGTGCTGGTCGAGCTGGTCGCGATGATCCTGCGGGTGCCGGCGCCGCACCTGCCCGGCATGCGCACCCAGCAGCGGATGGCGACCGCGCTGCTGGCGTCCGTAACGCTGATCGTCTCCACCGGCGCCGCGGCCTCCGCGTCCGCGCTCGGCCTCGGCGCCACGCACGCGCCGGCCACCGGCTTCGCACCCGCGGCGGCGCCGAGCATCGGCATCCCGGGCGACACGCCGCTGCACGTCGGCTACCAGAGCGCGGCACCGACGTACACCGCCGGGTTCGGCGCCGCGCCGGCCCGGCCCGCCACCCCGGACCTGGTCGGCGCCGGCTTCAGCGCCCCGAACGCGTGGGACCAGGGCCCCTGGAGCGGCACGCCGGGTGCCGACCCGATGCACGCGGCCACCGGGAACAGCACCGCGGGCGAGGCCGGCGGCCAGTCCTACCGGGCACCGGCCAAGGAGGCACAGCCCGGCGACCCGGTCTACCGGGTCGAACAGGACGACTACCTGGGCACGATCGCGGACCGCTACCTCGGTGACTTCGAGCGCTACCCGGAGCTGGCACAGCTCAACGGCATCTCCGACCCGGACCGGATCCAGGTCGGCGACTTCCTGCACCTGCCGGAGAACGCCCGCGACCGTGGCGTACGCGAGCACGCGACCGGCCTGGTCGACGCCCCACCGCCGGTCACCGCCCCCGGCGGCACTGCCACCCCCGGGACGCCCGCGCCCGACAAACCGGCCCCCGAGAAGCCCGCACCCGAGCGGCCCGCACCCGAACCGGCCGCGCCCGGCAGCACCACGCCCGGCAGCACCACGCCCGGGACGCCGGCGCCCGGACCGAGCACCACCGCGCCCGCGCCCGGCGCCGCCGCGCCCGGTGGCCACGCCACACCGGCCCCACCACCGGCACACCACGGCGAGGACCCGCTCGGCGGCCTCAACGGCGCCAAGGGCCTGGACGGCAACGACCGCGGCCCACTGCCCCTCGCGGTCTCCGCGGTCCTGGCCGCGGCCGCGGTGGTCGGCGCCCAGGTCGGCGCGCTCCTCGGCCTCCGCGACCGCCGCCGCCCACGCCACTGA
- a CDS encoding type II secretion system F family protein, which produces MNPAVNLSLIAALAGAAIVGGLILAGVALLGRPGPAGPESRLMVRARRLWNGADPSAAGRRRHHAVIVAAFAGAALAWLLTGLPVIGVLVGIAIPGAPWLFTVGRAEQRSIARVEALGEWTRRLKDVSNIGQGLQQAIVSTAATAPETINTEVRTLASRLRAGESPRDALLQFADEMGDPVADQVVAALILHLTDRGERLSDVLASIAAGAAADVATRREVEAKRTQPRFAVRFLTVVTLLVLLLGLFNPSYMRPYGSPLGQIVMAALGAMFVGLLAWVRGMSTPPPVPRFLHSPQIEEAR; this is translated from the coding sequence ATGAACCCGGCCGTGAACCTCTCGCTGATCGCGGCGCTGGCCGGGGCCGCGATCGTCGGCGGCCTGATCCTGGCCGGTGTGGCGCTGCTCGGCCGCCCCGGCCCGGCCGGCCCCGAGTCGCGTCTGATGGTGCGGGCGCGGCGGCTCTGGAACGGCGCCGATCCCAGCGCGGCCGGCCGCCGGCGGCACCACGCGGTGATCGTCGCCGCGTTCGCCGGTGCCGCGCTCGCCTGGCTGCTCACCGGCCTGCCGGTGATCGGTGTGCTGGTCGGCATCGCGATCCCGGGCGCGCCGTGGCTGTTCACCGTGGGCCGGGCGGAGCAGCGCAGCATCGCGCGCGTCGAGGCGCTCGGCGAGTGGACGCGGCGGCTGAAGGACGTCTCCAACATCGGCCAGGGCCTCCAGCAGGCGATCGTCAGCACCGCCGCGACCGCCCCCGAGACGATCAACACGGAGGTGCGGACGCTCGCCTCCCGGCTCCGGGCCGGCGAGAGCCCGCGGGACGCGTTGCTGCAGTTCGCGGACGAGATGGGCGACCCGGTCGCGGACCAGGTCGTGGCCGCGCTGATCCTGCACCTGACGGACCGCGGCGAGCGGCTGAGCGACGTGCTGGCCTCGATCGCGGCCGGCGCCGCCGCGGACGTGGCGACCCGCCGCGAGGTGGAGGCGAAGCGTACCCAGCCGCGGTTCGCGGTCCGGTTCCTCACCGTCGTCACGCTGCTGGTGCTGCTGCTGGGCCTGTTCAACCCCAGCTACATGCGACCGTACGGTTCGCCGCTCGGGCAGATCGTGATGGCCGCACTCGGCGCGATGTTCGTCGGGCTGCTGGCGTGGGTGCGCGGGATGAGCACGCCGCCGCCGGTGCCGCGCTTCCTGCACTCGCCGCAGATCGAGGAGGCCCGGTGA
- a CDS encoding TadE family protein encodes MLRSQRGASPVELAILMPVILFMLFGGIQVAAVYMARATALAAAQEAVSAERLFQAKDGSGKQRADAFIRAAGDWLTGPTVTVTKTGTDVTCVVTGNALSIIPGWTIPVTQTATGPRERVTAGGGG; translated from the coding sequence ATGCTCCGGTCCCAGCGCGGCGCCTCGCCGGTCGAGCTCGCCATCCTGATGCCGGTGATCCTGTTCATGCTCTTCGGAGGCATCCAGGTCGCCGCGGTCTACATGGCGCGGGCGACCGCGCTCGCCGCGGCGCAGGAGGCGGTCAGCGCCGAGCGCCTGTTCCAGGCGAAGGACGGCTCGGGCAAACAGCGGGCCGACGCGTTCATCAGGGCCGCCGGTGACTGGCTGACCGGGCCCACGGTCACGGTCACCAAGACCGGGACCGACGTGACCTGCGTGGTCACCGGCAACGCGCTCTCCATCATCCCCGGCTGGACGATCCCGGTCACCCAGACCGCGACCGGACCGCGTGAGCGGGTCACCGCGGGCGGTGGCGGATGA